A genomic segment from Nitrosopumilus sp. K4 encodes:
- a CDS encoding response regulator codes for MTIRAIVVDDNNGIRNTFSDLLKMHKINVVGSGNNGLEAVKKFQELKPDVIFLDIMMPKYDGIYAMQEIRKIDPNANIVIISGAGPNEMEVIKKMKPSAIIHKPFDINSILHVLKEELCLETE; via the coding sequence ATGACAATTCGGGCTATTGTTGTTGATGACAACAATGGGATTAGAAACACATTCTCAGATCTGCTCAAAATGCATAAAATCAACGTGGTGGGTTCTGGAAATAACGGATTAGAAGCAGTAAAAAAGTTTCAAGAATTAAAACCAGATGTCATATTTTTAGACATAATGATGCCTAAGTATGATGGCATTTATGCAATGCAAGAGATAAGGAAAATAGATCCTAATGCAAACATCGTTATCATATCCGGTGCAGGGCCCAATGAAATGGAAGTTATAAAAAAAATGAAACCATCTGCAATAATTCATAAACCATTTGACATTAACAGTATTTTGCATGTTTTAAAAGAAGAGTTATGTCTTGAGACTGAATAA